One window from the genome of Oryza glaberrima chromosome 3, OglaRS2, whole genome shotgun sequence encodes:
- the LOC127766857 gene encoding receptor protein kinase TMK1-like produces MWRRRRGGGGGGGGGGVAVAVALALAVMLVVGAAVGDTAASDAAAMRAVARALGADKALGWSTGDPCSSPRAWAGVTCDSAGRVTAVQVGNRSLTGRLAPEVRNLTALARLELFDNSISGELPSLAGLSSLQYLLVHNNGFTRIPPDFFKGLTALAAVSLDNNPFDPWPLPADLADCTSLTNFSANTANVTGALPDFFGTALPSLQRLSLAFNKMSGPVPASLATAPLQALWLNNQIGENQFNGSISFISNMTSLQELWLHSNDFTGPLPDFSGLASLSDLELRDNQLTGPVPDSLLKLGSLTKVTLTNNLLQGPTPKFADKVKADVVPTTERFCLSTPGQPCDPRVSLLLEVAAGFQYPAKLADNWKGNDPCDGYIGVGCDAGNITVLNFARMGFSGSISPAIGKITTLQKLILADNNITGTVPKEVAALPALTEVDLSNNNLYGKLPTFAAKNVLVKANGNPNIGKDAPAPSGSGGSGGSNAPDGGNGGDGSNGSPSSSSAGIIAGSVVGAIAGVGLLAALGFYCYKRKQKPFGRVQSPHAMVVHPRHSGSDPDMVKITVAGGNVNGGAAASETYSQASSGPRDIHVVETGNMVISIQVLRNVTNNFSDENVLGRGGFGTVYKGELHDGTKIAVKRMEAGVMGNKGLNEFKSEIAVLTKVRHRNLVSLLGYCLDGNERILVYEYMPQGTLSQHLFEWKEHNLRPLEWKKRLSIALDVARGVEYLHSLAQQTFIHRDLKPSNILLGDDMKAKVADFGLVRLAPADGKCVSVETRLAGTFGYLAPEYAVTGRVTTKADVFSFGVILMELITGRKALDETQPEDSMHLVTWFRRMQLSKDTFQKAIDPTIDLTEETLASVSTVAELAGHCCAREPHQRPDMGHAVNVLSTLSDVWKPSDPDSDDSYGIDLDMTLPQALKKWQAFEDSSHFDGATSSFLASLDNTQTSIPTRPPGFAESFTSADGR; encoded by the exons atgtggcggcggcggaggggaggtggtggtggcggaggaggagggggtgtggcggtggcggtggcgctggcgctggcggtgATGCTGGtggtgggggcggcggtgggggacacggcggcgtcggacgcggcggcgatgcgggcgGTGGCGAGGGCTCTGGGCGCGGACAAGGCGCTGGGGTGGAGCACCGGCGACCCCTGCTCGTCGCCCAGGGCGTGGGCCGGCGTGACGTGCGACTCGGCGGGGAGGGTCACCGCTGTGCAGGTCGGGAACCGCAGCCTGACGGGGAGGCTGGCGCCCGAGGTCCGCAACCTCACCGCGCTCGCGCGCCTCGAGCTCTTCGACAACTCgatctccggcgagctcccgtCGCTCGCGGGGCTCTCGTCGCTGCAGTACCTGCTCGTCCACAACAACGGCTTCACCCGCATCCCGCCGGACTTCTTCAAGGGGCtcaccgcgctcgccgccgtctcgctCGACAACAACCCGTTCGACCCGTGGCCGCtccccgccgacctcgccgactGCACGTCGCTCACCAACTTCTCCGCCAACACCGCCAACGTCACCGGCGCGCTCCCGGACTTCTTCGGGACCGCGCTGCCGTCGCTGCAGCGGCTCAGCCTGGCGTTCAACAAGATGTCCGGGCCTGTGCCGGCGTCTCTGGCCACCGCGCCGCTGCAGGCGCTCTGGCTCAACAACCAGATTGGGGAGAACCAGTTCAACGGGTCGATTAGCTTCATCTCCAACATGACCTCGCTCCAAGAGCTTTGGCTTCACTCCAATGACTTCACTGGCCCCTTGCCTGACTTCTCGGGGCTTGCAAGTCTCTCCGATTTGGAGCTCCGTGACAACCAGCTCACCGGTCCGGTGCCGGACAGTCTTCTGAAGCTCGGATCTCTGACCAAGGTAACCCTGACGAACAATTTGCTGCAGGGGCCGACGCCCAAATTTGCCGATAAGGTGAAAGCAGATGTGGTGCCGACTACGGAGCGGTTCTGCTTGAGCACCCCTGGACAACCTTGTGATCCCCGTGTAAGCCTGCTGCTGGAGGTGGCGGCTGGGTTCCAGTACCCGGCGAAGCTCGCAGATAATTGGAAAGGGAATGATCCGTGTGATGGTTACATTGGTGTTGGATGCGATGCAGGGAACATTACAGTGCTGAATTTTGCCAGGATGGGGTTCAGTGGGAGCATCTCCCCAGCTATCGGGAAGATTACAACACTTCAGAAGCTTATTCTTGCAGACAACAATATTACTGGCACGGTGCCGAAGGAGGTTGCTGCTTTGCCTGCTCTGACGGAGGTTGATCTGTCGAATAACAATCTTTATGGGAAACTCCCTACCTTTGCAGCGAAGAATGTGCTGGTGAAAGCTAATGGCAACCCGAACATTGGCAAGGATGCTCCTGCACCATCTGGATCAGGTGGTAGTGGCGGCAGCAATGCGCCAGATGGTGGGAATGGCGGTGATGGAAGCAATGGGAGTCCCTCTTCGTCTTCTGCTGGAATCATTGCTGGCTCAGTGGTTGGTGCTATTGCTGGAGTAGGCCTTCTTGCTGCATTAGGTTTCTATTGCTATAAAAGAAAACAGAAGCCTTTTGGAAGGGTTCAAAGTCCACACGCTATGGTCGTTCATCCTCGGCACTCAGGGTCAGATCCTGATATGGTTAAAATCACAGTTGCTGGTGGCAATGTCAATGGCGGTGCAGCTGCAAGTGAGACATACAGTCAAGCGAGCAGTGGTCCAAGGGATATTCATGTTGTTGAAACTGGAAATATGGTAATTTCAATTCAAGTCCTCCGCAATGTGACCAACAACTTCAGTGATGAGAATGTCCTTGGCCGTGGTGGCTTTGGCACTGTGTACAAGGGTGAGCTTCATGATGGCACAAAAATTGCTGTGAAGCGAATGGAGGCTGGTGTGATGGGTAACAAGGGGCTAAATGAGTTTAAATCAGAGATTGCTGTGCTGACCAAGGTTCGCCATCGGAACCTGGTGTCACTGCTTGGCTACTGTCTCGATGGCAATGAGAGGATTCTAGTGTATGAGTACATGCCACAGGGGACACTGAGTCAACACCTGTTTGAGTGGAAAGAACACAATCTGCGGCCGTTGGAATGGAAGAAGAGACTTAGCATTGCGCTTGATGTTGCAAGGGGTGTTGAGTATCTTCACAGCCTTGCACAGCAGACCTTCATCCACAGAGACTTGAAACCATCAAACATACTTCTCGGTGATGACATGAAGGCAAAGGTGGCAGACTTTGGATTGGTCCGGCTTGCACCGGCTGATGGGAAGTGCGTGTCAGTAGAGACAAGGCTTGCTGGCACTTTTGGATACCTTGCTCCGGAATATGCAG TTACTGGACGAGTAACAACAAAAGCAGATGTCTTCAGCTTTGGTGTCATCTTGATGGAGCTGATCACTGGACGCAAGGCGCTTGATGAGACTCAGCCTGAAGACAGCATGCACCTGGTAACATGGTTCCGAAGAATGCAACTTAGCAAAGACACATTCCAGAAAGCAATTGACCCAACAATTGACCTCACTGAGGAGACACTTGCAAGCGTTAGCACTGTCGCTGAGCTTGCTGGTCACTGCTGTGCTAGGGAACCACACCAGAGGCCCGATATGGGTCATGCTGTCAATGTGCTCTCTACTCTTTCGGATGTTTGGAAACCATCTGATCCAGATTCAGATGACAGCTATGGTATCGATCTAGACATGACACTGCCGCAAGCATTGAAGAAATGGCAGGCCTTTGAGGATAGCAGCCATTTTGATGGCGCGACGTCTTCATTCCTTGCTAGCTTGGATAATACTCAGACAAGCATACCGACGAGGCCTCCAGGATTTGCAGAATCATTCACCTCTGCTGATGGAAGATAG